From the Pseudomonas syringae KCTC 12500 genome, the window AGCGACGGCATCGTCATCGTGCAGGTCAATCAGTTGGTCGATGACGTCAGCGAGCTGCCACGCGTGGACATCCCGGCCTCATGGGTCGACTTTGTGGTGGTCGCCGATAAGCCGTTCTATATCGAGCCGCTGTTCACTCGCGACCCGCGCCACATCAAGCCGGTGCATGTGCTGATGGCGATGATGGCCATTCGTGGCATTTACGAGAAACACAACGTTCAGTCGTTGAACCACGGCATTGGTTTCAATACCGCCGCCATTGAGTTGATTCTGCCGACCTACGGCGAGTCGCTGGGCCTGAAGGGCAAGATCTGTCGCAATTGGACACTCAACCCGCATCCGACGCTGATCCCGGCCATCGAAAGCGGCTGGGTCGAGAGCGTGCATTGTTTCGGCACCGAGCTGGGCATGGAGAACTACATCGCCGCGCGCCCGGATGTGTTCTTCACCGGACGCGACGGCTCGCTGCGTTCCAACCGCCAGCTCTGCCAGCTGGCCGGGCAGTACGCGGTGGACCTGTTCATCGGCGCAACCTTGCAGGTCGATGGCGACGGGCATTCCTCGACGGTCACCCGTGGTCGTCTGGCCGGCTTTGGTGGCGCGCCGAACATGGGCCATGACCCACGCGGCCGGCGTCATGCCACGCCCGCCTGGCTCGACATGCGTCAGCAGCACGATGACGGCCCTGCTGCCTACCTGGAGCGCGGCAAGAAACTGGTGGTGCAGATGGTCGAGACGTTCCAGGAGGGTGGCAAACCGACCTTCGTCGAAACCCTGGACGCCGTCGAGGTGGCGAAGAAAAGCGGCATGCCGCTGGCACCGATCATGATCTACGGCGACGACGTGACTCACCTGCTGACGGAAGAAGGCATCGCCTACCTCTACAAGGCGCGAAGCCTTGAGGAACGCCAGGCGATGATTGCGGCAGTGGCGGGCGTGACCGTGATCGGTTTGCGCCATAACCCCAAGGACACCGCGCGCATGCGCCGTGAAGGGCTGATCGCGCTGCCTGAAGACCTTGGTATCCGGCGCACCGATGCCAGCCGTGAACTGCTGGCCGCCAAGAGCATTGCCGACCTGGTTCAGTGGTCCGGCGGCCTTTACAACCCGCCCGCCAAATTCAGGAGCTGGTAATGAGCGCACTTCAATGGACACTGCAATCGGCCTCGCTGGCAGTACGACTGGCCGATCTGGCGGTCGATGCTTTGATCGACGAAGCCGATCTGTCGCCCAAACCGGCTCTGGTGGACCGACGTGGCAGCGGCGCGCACAGCGACCTGCACCTGGGGTTGATGCATTCTTCGGCGCTGTCGTTGTGGCCGACTTTCAAGTGGATGGCGGATGCCGCCACGCAGTTCGGTGCCGTGGGCCAGCCATTGCGTGAGGCATTGGGCAGGCTGGGCCGTGAAGGCGAAGCCACGATGCTGCGCACCACCAGTGGGGTGAATACGCATCGCGGCGCGATCTGGGCGCTGGGCCTGCTGGTAACCGCTGCCGCGCTGGATCCTCAGGAATGCGCGCCCGATGCCATCTGTGCGCGCGCTGCTGCGTTGGCCCAGATCAAGGACCGCCAGGTGCTCAGGCAAAACAGCCACGGTGATCAGGTGGTTCGTCGTTACGGTGTCATGGGCGCCAGAGAGCAGGCACAGCAAGGTTTCCCGGCGGTCAGGCTGTTCGCCTTGCCGCAACTGCAACGCAGCCGTGCGGCAGGCAGCGGCGAGCAGAACGCCCGGCTGGACGCGCTGCTGGCAATCATGACTACGCTGGACGACACCTGCGTGCTGCATCGCGCCGGCATCGAAGGGCTGAACGCCATGCAGCACGGAGCACAGCGCGTGCTGGACGCCGGAGGCAGCGCCAGTCTGGCGGGCCGCCGCGCACTGAACGCGCTGGATCAGCACCTGCTGGCCCTCAATGCTTCGCCCGGTGGCGCGGCGGATCTGCTGGCTGCCTGCCTGTTCATCGATGGCCTTGAGCCTGCGCTCGGCCCTGTTTCGAGGAGTGCCTGAAATGGAAACCCTGTCTTTTGAATTTCCTGCCGGACAGCCGCCCAAGGGTCGTGCGCTGGTGGGTGTGGTGGGCTCCGGTGATCTGGAGGTGCTGTTGGAACCCGGCAAACCGGGCACCTTGTCGATTCAGGTGGTGACGTCGGTCAACGGTGCCGCGCTGCGCTGGCAGCATCTGTTCCAGCGCATGTTCGACGGTCAGACCCCGCCTGCGCTGAGCATCGATATTCATGACTTCGGCGCGACGCCCGGCGTCGTGCGTTTGCGCCTGGAGCAAGGCTTCGAGGAGATCGGTCATGACTGATAATGCACGTTTGCTGAATCAGCACAGTTTCATCGAACTGGGTGCCAGACAGCGCGCCCGCGCCTTGCTGGATGCTGGCAGCTTCCGCGAATTGCTCGGTCCGTTCGATCGGGTCATGTCGCCATGGCTGGCCATGCAGGGCGTGGTGCCCCAGGCGGATGATGGCGTGGTGGTCGCCAAAGGTACTGTCGATGGTCGGCCGGTGGTCATTGCCGCCATCGAAGGCTCGTTTCAGGGCGGCAGCATGGGCGAAGTCGGCGGCGCGAAGATGGCCGGCGCGCTGGAACTGGCCGCCGAAGACAACCGCAACGGCATTCCCACTGCCGCGATCGTGCTGCTGGAAACCGGTGGCGTGCGTTTGCAGGAAGCCAATCTGGGCCTGGCGGCGATTGCCGAGATTCATGCCGCGATAGTCGACCTGCGTCAGTACCAGCCAGTGATTGGCGTGGTGGCCGGCAGCGTCGGCTGCTTTGGCGGGATGTCCATCGCCGCAGGGCTGTGCAGTTACCTACTGGTGACACAGGAAGCGCGTCTGGGCCTGAACGGTCCGCAGGTGATCGAGCAGGAAGCCGGCATCGAAGAATACGACTCCCGCGACCGTCCGTTCATCTGGAGCCTTACCGGTGGCGAGCAACGCTTTGCCAGCGCTCTGGTGGATGGTTTTGCTGCCGATGATGTCGCCGATGTCCGCCAGCAGGTCAGCGGCTGGCTAAAGCAGGGTATGCCCGACACGCATCGCAGCAGTCAGTACCCACTGTTCCTGCAACGCCTGGCCAGCCTCGACACTGAGCCGCAAATCGATCCGCAAAGTGTGCGCACCCTCTACCAAGGAGCCCGGTCATGAGTCTTTCACAGCGGGGTTTGAACTGGTTCAACGCCTTGAGCGCTGGCGCCCGTGAAGTCGCTGGCCTGCCTGCCTCACTCAAGGTAGCCGACGGTTTTCTCGGCGAGCAGGAGGTGCGTTTAGTTGCGGTGATTGCCGATACCGACAACCGCTTTCCCCGGGCGCGTCAGGGTGAAGTCGGTCTGCTGGAAGGCTGGGGCCTGGCCAAGGCGGTGGACGAGGCCATCGAGCAGGATCGTGACCGCGCCGCAAAGCGCGCGCTGATTGCCATCGTTGACGTACCGAGCCAGGCCTACGGGCGTCGCGAGGAAGCGCTCGGTATCCATCAGGCATTGGCCGGTGCCGTGGACAGTTACGCGCGAGCACGTCTGGCGGGGCACCCGGTGATCGGCCTTTTGGTCGGCAAAGCGATGTCCGGCGCATTCCTGGCCCACGGCTATCAAGCCAATCGATTGATCGCGCTGCGTGATCCCGGCGTGATGGTGCATGCGATGGGCAAGGCCTCGGCAGCCCGCGTAACCCTGCGCAGCGTCGAGGATCTGGAAAAGCTCGCCGCCAGCATCCCGCCGATGGCTTACGACATCGACAGCTACGCCAGTCTCGGTCTGCTCTGGGAAACCCTGGCGGTCAGCCAGATCGAACAGCCCGCTGCTGATGATCTCACCCAGGTGCTCGATGTGCTGAGCAGGGCGATCAAGGACGTGCAGGCCCGTGGCGTCGATCTGAGTAGCCGCCTGGGCGCGAGCAACCGTGCGGCGTCGACCAATGTGCGCCAGTTGCTGCGCGCGCAATGGTGATCAGCAACACTGGCGCAGTGCAGCCCCATGATTTGTTGTGGGGCATGCCGCTGACTGCGTTGCCGGATGATGCGCCCAAATGGGCGGTCGACGCCGTGCTTGCAGGGCACCCGGTGGTGGTCCGGCGTCAGGCAATGCCCGTCGGTCAGGTGGCCGTGGGCTTGCGCGGTCGTGGTCGGGAGCAGCGCTATGCCGCGAGCATGCCGTTGGCCGACGTCTGCCGAAGGGTCGTGCCCGAGCAGTTGATCGACGCCCCGACCGAGCGCCATCAGCATTGGCCGGCGTTGCATGCTTTGCGCCAGATCCGTCCAGTCATGGAGGCGCTGGAGCTGGACTGGGGCGTCGGCGGCAGTGCCGGATTCGAGCTGGCCAGCGGTATTGCAGCGTTGCATCAGGACAGCGATCTGGATCTGATTCTGCGCACCCCTGTGCGCCTGAATCGCCGCTGTGCCGCCGAGCTGGTCGAGGCGCTGGAAACCTCGGTCTGTCGGGTCGACGTCCAGCTGCAACTCGAACAGGGTGCCGTGGCGCTGCGTGAGTGGGCACGGCCATCGGGGCGCGTGCTGCTCAAGACCGCCACTGGCGCGCGGCTGGTTGCAGACCCATGGCACCTGGGTCAGGTGTGCGCATGAGCAGCCTGTGGGTATTTCCCGGCCAGGGCGCGCAACAGGCCGGCATGCTGCATCAGTTACCGGACGATGCTGCGGTGCGCGACTGCCTGCAGGAAGCCGCCGATGCGCTGGGCGAAGACGTGCTTGCGCTGGACACCGCCGAGGCACTGCAAGCCACCCGTGCCGTTCAGCTTTGCCTGCTGATCGCTGGCGTCGCATGCGCGCGCGTACTGCAGGCGCGTGATTGTGTGCCGGACTACCTGGCAGGGCTGTCCATCGGCGCTTATCCGGCAGCAGTGATTTCGGGTGCGCTGGCCTTTGACGACGCCGTGCGCCTGGTCGCGCTGCGTGGCGAGCTGATGCAAAGCGCCTGGCCGCAGGGTTACGGCATGACCGCGCTCATCGGTCTGGACCAGACGCAGGTAGAAGCGCTGATCGCGCAGGTACACAGCGCGAAGACGCCGGTATTTCTCGCCAACATCAACGCCGACAACCAGATGGTGATCTCCGGCAGTACCGAGGCGATGCAGCAGGTCGGTCAACTGGCCAAGGCCGCCGGCGCGGCAGCGGTCAAGCGTCTTGCGGTCAGCGTGCCGTCGCATTGCGCCTTGCTGGACGCTCCCGCGCAGCAACTGGCCGAGGCGTTTTCGAGCGTTGCGCTGCAGGCACCCACGATACGTTACCTCAGCGGCAGCACGGCGCGACCTGTGTTGAATGCCGAAAAGCTGCGTGACGACCTGGCGTTCAACATGTGCCGGGTCATCGACTGGCGCAGCACCGTGGAAACCGCCTGGGAGCGGGGCGTGCGCCTGCACATCGAATTGCCGCCCGGCAGCGTGCTGACCGGGCTGGCGCGCAAGGTATTCCAGCAGGGCACCGCGCTGGCTTTTCAGGCTGCGCGTCTGGACAGCCTGGTCGCGCTGTCGCACGAGGAGGGTCGCCGCACTCCATAGAGCCGCCGTGCAGCTGCTACGAAGGACAAAAACAACAACTTCAGCAATGCAAACAGAGGAATAACAACAATGATTATCTACGGTGTTGCACTACTGGCCATCTGCACGCTTGCGGGCGTGATTCTCGGCGACATGCTCGGCGTTCTGCTGGGCGTGAAATCCAATGTGGGCGGGGTCGGGATCGCCATGATCCTGTTGATCTGCGCACGTCTGTGGATGCAGAAACACGGCGGTATGACCAAGGACTGCGAAATGGGCGTGGGTTTCTGGGGCGCGCTATACATTCCGGTCGTCGTGGCGATGGCCGCACAACAAAACGTTGTCACCGCGCTCAAGGGCGGGCCGGTGGCGGTACTGGCCGCTGTGGGTTCGGTGGTGCTGTGTGCCTGCACCATCGCAGTGATCAGCCGCACCAATCGCGGTGAGCCGTTACCCAAGGAAGAGCCGCTGCTGACGCCTGAAATCGCCCCGGCCGGAGGTCGCTGATATGTGGGACCTCATCGAGAAGGGACTTGAACACAACGGCCTGATCACCGCTTTCGCCTTCGTCGGCATCATCATGTGGGTCTCGGTGGTGTTTTCCAGACGCCTGACGTTTGGCCGGGTGCATGGTTCGGCCATTGCGATTGTCATCGGGCTGATTCTGGCTTGGGTCGGCGGCACCCTGACCGGCGGCCAGAAAGGGCTGGCGGATATCACGCTGTTCTCGGGCATAGGCCTGATGGGCGGGGCGATGCTGCGTGACTTTGCCATCGTTGCCACTGCTTTCGAAGTGCAGGCCACCGAAGCGCGCAAGGCCGGACTGATCGGTGTGATTGCCTTGCTGTTGGGCACGATTCTGCCGTTTATCGTCGGCGCGAGCATTGCCTGGGTATTCGGTTATCGGGACGCGATCAGCATGACCACCATCGGTGCCGGGGCAGTAACCTACATTGTCGGCCCGGTGACCGGTGCTGCGCTGGGTGCCACCTCCGATGTGATGGCGCTATCGATTGCCACCGGCCTGATCAAGGCAATTCTGGTGATGGTCGGCACGCCCATGGCGGCGCGCTGGATGGGGCTGGACAATCCGCGCTCGGCGATGGTTTTCGGTGGTCTGGCGGGTACTGTCAGTGGCGTTACCGCAGGGCTGGCGGCAACCGACCGGCGTCTGGTGCCCTATGGCGCGCTGACCGCCACGTTCCACACTGGTCTGGGCTGCCTGCTCGGGCCATCGGTGCTGTATTTCATCGTGCGCGCCATCGTCGGCTAGGCTCTGTACTAAAAGTGGCTGCGCTCGGTGATGCTTCGTTAAAAACAGGCTCGGAATGCTCATTTACAACACGTAGACTCCGCTTCCTCGCCTGTTTTTGCCTCGCCTGACCTTCGCTCGCCGACTTTTCGTACAGAGCCAAGGTCAGGTCGTCTGTTCCAGCAGCCGGTTGGTGTACATCCGGCACTCGGCCAACAGCGCGAGCAGGTTGGGATCGCGCTGTTTGGACTTGAGAAAAACAATGCCGATGTGTTGCTGCATCCGGTAGCGGCTCTGCAACGGGATCAGGCGCACGCGGTTTTCATAGACTGCGGCGATTCTTCCCGGCAGCAGTGCATAGCCGACGCCGGAGCTGACCATGCTCAGCAGGGTGAAGATGTCATTGACCTGCATCGCCACCTTGGGCTCGAAACCGGCCTGCTGAAACACCCGGATCCCGTCGCGGTGCGTGGCGAAGCCTTGGGTCAGGGTGATGAAGGTCGCTTCGCGCAGGTCGCCCAGGTCCACTTCAGGGTGTTCGGCGAACGGTGAGTCGGTGGGGACGGCGAGAAAGATGTCATCGGAAAACAGCGCCAGGTGCTCGCAGTCCGGGTCATGGGTGCTTTCATCCAGCGACACCAGCATCGCATCGACTTCCATGTTCTTGAGCTTGTAGAGCAGGTCCATGTTCGAGCCCAGAATCAGGTCGATATTCAGCTCGCTGCGGCGGATCTTCAGGCCCATGATCAACTGCGGCACCGTCTTGACCGTCAGCGAATACAACGCCCCCAGGCGAAACCGCGCCGCTGAGAAGCCTGCCGCCTGACGGGTCAGCTCTACCGTGGCGAGCACATCCTGGACCAGTTTTTGTGCACGTTCTTCCAGCACATACGCGCTTTCCAGCGGCGTCAGGTTGCGTCCCTCATGTTTGAACAACGGGCAACGCAGCGCGCTTTCCAGCGAGTGAATGGCGCGGTGTACGCTGACGTTACTGGTCTGCAACTCCTCCGCCGCCCGCGCCAGATTGCCGGTGCGCATGAAGGCCAGGAATATTTCCAGTTTCTTGAGCGTCAGTTCGTCATCGATCTGCATGTCGTGGCGCTTATGGTTGAGGTGCGCTGATTGTGCACAACTCATACGTCGATAGCTGCTTAAAATATCCGTCACTGACACGGGTGTTGCGGTTTGTTTCAATAACCCGGAGTCTCTGTTTCCAGTGTTTTCGCCATTGAGAGGGGTATTGAGCGGATGTACTACGGAGAAAAATTCAACGCCTGGTCGCACCTGGTTGGCGCTGTACTGGCGGCCGTCGGTGCGATCTGGTTATTGGTCATGGCGTGTCTGCATGGTGATGTCTGGAAAGTGGTCAGTATGGCCATTTATGGAGTGTGTCTGGTGACGCTGTACAGCGTCTCGACGGTCTACCACAGCGTCAAGGGACGCTCGAAATCGATCATGCAGAAGGTCGATCATTTTTCGATCTACCTGATGATTGCCGGCAGCTACACCCCGTTTT encodes:
- the mdcA gene encoding malonate decarboxylase subunit alpha, whose translation is MTTTTSPDARWTRRRSEKQRRLEQVRALADGVVLPTDNIVAALEALLVSGDRVVLEGNNQKQADFLSRALAKVDPGKVHDLHMIMPSVGRAEHLDLFEQGIARKLDFSFAGTQSLRISQLLEDGLLEIGAIHTYIELYSRLVVDLIPNVVLAAGFMADRAGNIYTGPSTEDTPALIEPAAFSDGIVIVQVNQLVDDVSELPRVDIPASWVDFVVVADKPFYIEPLFTRDPRHIKPVHVLMAMMAIRGIYEKHNVQSLNHGIGFNTAAIELILPTYGESLGLKGKICRNWTLNPHPTLIPAIESGWVESVHCFGTELGMENYIAARPDVFFTGRDGSLRSNRQLCQLAGQYAVDLFIGATLQVDGDGHSSTVTRGRLAGFGGAPNMGHDPRGRRHATPAWLDMRQQHDDGPAAYLERGKKLVVQMVETFQEGGKPTFVETLDAVEVAKKSGMPLAPIMIYGDDVTHLLTEEGIAYLYKARSLEERQAMIAAVAGVTVIGLRHNPKDTARMRREGLIALPEDLGIRRTDASRELLAAKSIADLVQWSGGLYNPPAKFRSW
- a CDS encoding triphosphoribosyl-dephospho-CoA synthase, translated to MSALQWTLQSASLAVRLADLAVDALIDEADLSPKPALVDRRGSGAHSDLHLGLMHSSALSLWPTFKWMADAATQFGAVGQPLREALGRLGREGEATMLRTTSGVNTHRGAIWALGLLVTAAALDPQECAPDAICARAAALAQIKDRQVLRQNSHGDQVVRRYGVMGAREQAQQGFPAVRLFALPQLQRSRAAGSGEQNARLDALLAIMTTLDDTCVLHRAGIEGLNAMQHGAQRVLDAGGSASLAGRRALNALDQHLLALNASPGGAADLLAACLFIDGLEPALGPVSRSA
- a CDS encoding malonate decarboxylase subunit delta, yielding METLSFEFPAGQPPKGRALVGVVGSGDLEVLLEPGKPGTLSIQVVTSVNGAALRWQHLFQRMFDGQTPPALSIDIHDFGATPGVVRLRLEQGFEEIGHD
- a CDS encoding biotin-independent malonate decarboxylase subunit beta, translated to MTDNARLLNQHSFIELGARQRARALLDAGSFRELLGPFDRVMSPWLAMQGVVPQADDGVVVAKGTVDGRPVVIAAIEGSFQGGSMGEVGGAKMAGALELAAEDNRNGIPTAAIVLLETGGVRLQEANLGLAAIAEIHAAIVDLRQYQPVIGVVAGSVGCFGGMSIAAGLCSYLLVTQEARLGLNGPQVIEQEAGIEEYDSRDRPFIWSLTGGEQRFASALVDGFAADDVADVRQQVSGWLKQGMPDTHRSSQYPLFLQRLASLDTEPQIDPQSVRTLYQGARS
- the mdcE gene encoding biotin-independent malonate decarboxylase subunit gamma, which produces MSLSQRGLNWFNALSAGAREVAGLPASLKVADGFLGEQEVRLVAVIADTDNRFPRARQGEVGLLEGWGLAKAVDEAIEQDRDRAAKRALIAIVDVPSQAYGRREEALGIHQALAGAVDSYARARLAGHPVIGLLVGKAMSGAFLAHGYQANRLIALRDPGVMVHAMGKASAARVTLRSVEDLEKLAASIPPMAYDIDSYASLGLLWETLAVSQIEQPAADDLTQVLDVLSRAIKDVQARGVDLSSRLGASNRAASTNVRQLLRAQW
- a CDS encoding malonate decarboxylase holo-ACP synthase, yielding MVISNTGAVQPHDLLWGMPLTALPDDAPKWAVDAVLAGHPVVVRRQAMPVGQVAVGLRGRGREQRYAASMPLADVCRRVVPEQLIDAPTERHQHWPALHALRQIRPVMEALELDWGVGGSAGFELASGIAALHQDSDLDLILRTPVRLNRRCAAELVEALETSVCRVDVQLQLEQGAVALREWARPSGRVLLKTATGARLVADPWHLGQVCA
- the mdcH gene encoding malonate decarboxylase subunit epsilon, which translates into the protein MSSLWVFPGQGAQQAGMLHQLPDDAAVRDCLQEAADALGEDVLALDTAEALQATRAVQLCLLIAGVACARVLQARDCVPDYLAGLSIGAYPAAVISGALAFDDAVRLVALRGELMQSAWPQGYGMTALIGLDQTQVEALIAQVHSAKTPVFLANINADNQMVISGSTEAMQQVGQLAKAAGAAAVKRLAVSVPSHCALLDAPAQQLAEAFSSVALQAPTIRYLSGSTARPVLNAEKLRDDLAFNMCRVIDWRSTVETAWERGVRLHIELPPGSVLTGLARKVFQQGTALAFQAARLDSLVALSHEEGRRTP
- the madL gene encoding malonate transporter subunit MadL, which produces MIIYGVALLAICTLAGVILGDMLGVLLGVKSNVGGVGIAMILLICARLWMQKHGGMTKDCEMGVGFWGALYIPVVVAMAAQQNVVTALKGGPVAVLAAVGSVVLCACTIAVISRTNRGEPLPKEEPLLTPEIAPAGGR
- the madM gene encoding malonate transporter subunit MadM, which gives rise to MWDLIEKGLEHNGLITAFAFVGIIMWVSVVFSRRLTFGRVHGSAIAIVIGLILAWVGGTLTGGQKGLADITLFSGIGLMGGAMLRDFAIVATAFEVQATEARKAGLIGVIALLLGTILPFIVGASIAWVFGYRDAISMTTIGAGAVTYIVGPVTGAALGATSDVMALSIATGLIKAILVMVGTPMAARWMGLDNPRSAMVFGGLAGTVSGVTAGLAATDRRLVPYGALTATFHTGLGCLLGPSVLYFIVRAIVG
- a CDS encoding LysR family transcriptional regulator is translated as MQIDDELTLKKLEIFLAFMRTGNLARAAEELQTSNVSVHRAIHSLESALRCPLFKHEGRNLTPLESAYVLEERAQKLVQDVLATVELTRQAAGFSAARFRLGALYSLTVKTVPQLIMGLKIRRSELNIDLILGSNMDLLYKLKNMEVDAMLVSLDESTHDPDCEHLALFSDDIFLAVPTDSPFAEHPEVDLGDLREATFITLTQGFATHRDGIRVFQQAGFEPKVAMQVNDIFTLLSMVSSGVGYALLPGRIAAVYENRVRLIPLQSRYRMQQHIGIVFLKSKQRDPNLLALLAECRMYTNRLLEQTT